ATGTGAAAGTCAGCTAACATCAGCTGATGCTAGTCCCTTACCCAGACCCTGCCCAGAAAACGGCTGATTTCTGTTCGTCCTCACCCTGTCAGTTCACAGTGTGCTGAACAACAAGCAGAAATTTGAAATAATTGCACTTTTTCAAGAATGTCTGCTACTATTTATAGTGGCATCCATTTATATCACTGTAGTTGTTAAAGTTGTTGGATGTCTTCCCCAGCTGTGGTTGGATGTTATAAATGTAGAATTTTGATGAGAGAATTGGCTCTAtcagaaataatttttaaaaatgggtgtAAATTTGAATATACATGCTAACAGTGTGGTCCCTATTTTATGATACAATCCACAACAGGTTTTAGTCTTATTCTTTCCTCAATTTAAAGATTTCTGTCCTCTGTCACATCTTGCTGAAAGTTTTACCCACTCGGTTCACAGTTTACATGGGAGACTGGTCATGATATCCTGCCAGTGTTTCCGACTTCCTGTTGCCTTGCTGAGCCTCTCTGTTGCAATTTgctgtttcctctttttcacaTAAGCCCGTCATCTTACATTGCATACAtttttgcaaagatttttttcttttatgtgggGTTGGTGCATTTTAGATTTCTTGCAAATAAAAGCAGGCTTTCctgtttaatttacatttttcagtcCCATTTTACAAACCTCTCACACGACAAGGTGGTGATTTGCCTATCACAGTCCCTGTTTCTGTCATTTGCATCTGTGCTGtcactaaaaataaagttaacacTGTATGCTTTCAGTCATTTGTTTGGCCAGTCCAGTAAGAAGGCAAGAATAAAAAGCAACAGTGGAGgggaatgaaaagaaaaagcaagacATAATAGGGAGTTCAGCATCAAGAGGAGGGAGGCATACgtcagtgtgagtgtgtgttgtttctAACTGAAGTAGGAGGAGAAGAGAAAtcgaagaaggaggaggaaggggtgCTTCCTCTTTAGTCTGGGTTGAGCTGCTGAGGTATCCCAGCAGCCTCTGCTCATAGCAAAACCTAGTTATAAAACGCTGCAGCGCAAAGGGAACCCTCTTAAGTGCCTCTCAGTCACAGCATGACCAGGACGGAGAGCCTGAGACTGTGGACCTAACAACACAATGTCCAGCCTAATTGCCAGACTACCCAACTCACATCACATCATCATGGAGAGAGAAGACAGTAGGAGAAACAAGACCATGTGAGTATTTATCCTCTGAATCGGGTTTGCTAGAAATGTGCTGACTTGATACTTGATGATGTATCCATTTATCACATGGTGGTTTATTAGcaagtttttgtttcacactGCTCTAATTCTTATGATacacaaacaaattacaaaatacaAGAATATTGTGAATAATTTATGGTTTCTTCTGAAATTAAGCTTCACCATCCCTAAATTTTGCTGTCACATGCCCTCTTTTCTAATTACTCACATTCTGAAACATCCTTTGACAGACTTATTGGAAACTAATTTCACAGCAGTAAATCAAACAGGGGTGTACTCatgtgtttcttgtttctgcacagcGGAAAGAACTTCATGTGCCGACTCCAGTGTATGTTCACACAGCCATCATGCCCAGATAGGTAAGGTTTCTTATGAAGTGTTTTGCATAAATGTAGGTTTTAAAATAGCCAGACTGCCCCAGTTATTTCCATCTATGGCTTCAAGAAAGGATTCAAATGATGTAGAGACACCATGTTTGCTTTGGCACAGCATATGTGCATGCCAGCTTATCCCAgggtttaacattttttgtatgCATTTGATAAGCACATCTGAGAGTGCCTCAGTGTTTCTGCAGTttatactgatttattttttttttttaattcaatcaAATTTGATTCTGGTTGAGTAATCTAACTTGCATTCCCTCCCAGCAGGCTAAGTTTAGAAGATACCCAACAATGGTCACAGTCACTGGAAAGGCTTCTTGAGTCtaaatgtgagtttattttCCCTTGAGAATGAGAGCTTagctaaagcagaaaaaagaaaaaattgaattaaaacagctgaaaagcaacattatttttttggtccATGTTTGACGTAATCTGTTCTTTCTCAGACGGGCTGGCAACTTTTCGCAACTTCCTCAAATCGGAATACAGTGACGAGAATATTGAGTTTTGGCTTACCTGTGAGGACTACAAGAAGATCAAGTCTTCA
The Kryptolebias marmoratus isolate JLee-2015 linkage group LG24, ASM164957v2, whole genome shotgun sequence DNA segment above includes these coding regions:
- the LOC108243575 gene encoding regulator of G-protein signaling 21 isoform X2; the encoded protein is MSSLIARLPNSHHIIMEREDSRRNKTIGKNFMCRLQCMFTQPSCPDRLSLEDTQQWSQSLERLLESKYGLATFRNFLKSEYSDENIEFWLTCEDYKKIKSSFRMSSRAKKIYEQFIKAESPKEINIDYHTREQIKRNVKTPTMHCFDEAQRIVYGLMERDSYPRFLRSDVYRALLESLAADATNG
- the LOC108243575 gene encoding regulator of G-protein signaling 21 isoform X1; this encodes MSSLIARLPNSHHIIMEREDSRRNKTIGKNFMCRLQCMFTQPSCPDSRLSLEDTQQWSQSLERLLESKYGLATFRNFLKSEYSDENIEFWLTCEDYKKIKSSFRMSSRAKKIYEQFIKAESPKEINIDYHTREQIKRNVKTPTMHCFDEAQRIVYGLMERDSYPRFLRSDVYRALLESLAADATNG